Proteins from one Mytilus galloprovincialis chromosome 11, xbMytGall1.hap1.1, whole genome shotgun sequence genomic window:
- the LOC143052690 gene encoding uncharacterized protein LOC143052690 isoform X13, protein MPPIIPFQQEEHVLQANISFISDSILQGITSRPKGNLDSDLIENNQTNMHTSLHNSTMNLESHDTTSTDNTLPQAVAIPYGIPVDPVESRPVVTSTANHSTYSLTENSFNDTFISNSNVQDNTLLNKKTIKMSSEPKIGLKSDRSINTTIIFNSNVSESAVSDQTISETSKGQIVMLPAIEVKSEMTAVDLSLQRNEIVSSNSSVNSAIQHTIDNTLIKSSASENSDITLPDIEVAKNIDNGRQLNIGSPSGTRGTLGKSNDELSVGTMSSTGNTRSDMFANDEFRLEKAVFDNSHSKSVSNSEIVSVNNQAIPISPDVLNSVVKSQSELYIETHETSTVTTSTMMSNAANNVIGQTSNTYLETVTSKTTALTSGNGNGADTSVIVATNAAEKNTKNQSSSESLVASSSVVKTTQSESTSSSLVTDVNIGNIDTISEQNSGTQIKAIDINKPHTENEAQVVDESSKVASDSITMTTHSSSISDNSMPVIPTNVLFGNNESVIASNNIGVVDSMGNDTADMNITLANSILNIDSNSSDQLVKATVDNSMNRNASTLYLSGSTLNIGTNKKTDFNFSISTDALFVDVNKTSSDQLMTFDAGMIGQIQQQQTTTRGPSGGLAENLAVMSIVGGELGEGLGEAVGMGQLGGEMGESLSEGLIAGSLIAAAAGDSSNTVSMTTTVLDTTYSDTALDQYRNNSMYNSSIINDMVSLYNDSDYSISNTTDLTFDRNNSSDIILLQNETIALSENKSFIDNETQNVSEILNQLNMSTNNDSRMIVTRNMEMSNSSSLFDINRTVSNIRNEVTGYSVLSDSSARKNGAKTDTKQIVNKYGVISSDIDNITDSLKNDTTKLNEPKEQIKLAYGKKMGIAKFSFQKETSRQFDNYNSTNRFNDSTYDELTNQTSVLLSNIEAPDTKVTHLREIRNAPIVSGNDVQQTETIMYDDVSQVVSLTANIKTRNEKSATESRINKDTSTIVVELATNVKTRNEKSITESPINKDTSTIAHMAVLTPNKDVKMNELNNSKDFDISQNFTNSEQNVTLLDTVVIQTTSSSIPDITSSLRLKSDKDIEKIAKATTELEFLNRMEKMLRFLSKYIDSVHYYFYGIPTPVNDYSTTTETPALNDSNLSANDSTMQNKIQDGTRKDYSKVQDKSEQQFVTEKTLPKGQITRLGKDSSGSHSTNMTRLKYDATTDSKVNQTVLGQDIVQDNSNQQFSSVDRKTVIESKVETSVSQKINEEQNKKTLDNSILIPKHTNEVVINRNTPEEQVKIKSSAKANISVEEVTSSIRDVFPIESSFMYNDSIDMANTDLLESRKTLDRTLPTPAALLENDTMFIAQDANGTVIAYLPLNMTVSSTYETTTEIPRAVEPLTTKITDTTTKIPRAVEPSTTKITETTTKIPREIELLTTKITETTTKFPREIELSTTKITETTTKIPREIELITTTITETTTQTVDFVSLEVNTTSHSNNTGSIYNNTRNDINDTSVSLSTDNIAVLESIKSIKRPQIPVFSLKETKSVGTQTLMSGSKTGSGRKLITDYITEPEMNVTETIADANIAYNTTTEYSTELNLSPTTSTIVMKTTDAPTTSSMHTSKSIDVVAETNYVEPILSTGKPFVNIVQPGIKPPSWLYNVDTKPTPLARAPTNNVMDIVITASSPNQKRQSNQNSNRRFQGIDVAGMSSKMVRDVQPQQQSSQSNNGMQGFVGSLSAEQRNALLAMLGAPPPTTTPKPTQPPAPTPDMSALKMKMMQSLLNSRRSPIDPMQAMLGTRFATLLFMMHFKFLHFVFVPRLNISLSRSPYYSDILISHNIHALCNANVNISKRMMNVNNVFICYRYIFGAFFYGLYYS, encoded by the exons ATGCCACCAATTATCCCTTTTCAACAGGAAGAACATGTTCTTCAAGCTAACATAAGTTTTATCTCTGACAGCATCCTACAAGGAATTACCTCTAGGCCAAAGGGGAATCTTGATTCTGATTTGATCGAGAACAACCAAACTAATATGCATACCAGTTTACACAATTCTACAATGAATTTGGAGTCTCATGACACAACTTCAACTGATAACACTTTACCACAAGCAGTTGCAATTCCGTATGGAATACCCGTAGACCCAGTTGAGTCAAGGCCAGTTGTAACATCCACTGCTAACCATTCAACTTATAGTTTAACTGAAAATTCATTTAACGACACCTTTATTTCTAATTCCAATGTTCAAGATAATACTCTGTTGaacaagaaaacaattaaaatgtcCAGCGAACCAAAAATTGGTCTCAAGTCGGATAGGTCAATCAATACAACCATAATCTTCAACAGCAACGTGTCTGAATCAGCAGTTAGTGATCAAACTATTTCTGAAACATCAAAAGGCCAAATTGTCATGTTACCCGCTATTGAGGTCAAATCGGAAATGACTGCTGTAGATTTGTCGCTTCAAAGAAATGAAATAGTATCTTCAAACAGCTCGGTAAACAGTGCAATCCAACACACTATTGATAATACACTCATTAAATCATCCGCATCAGAAAACTCTGATATTACATTGCCAGACATTGAAGTTGCAAAGAATATCGACAATGGCCGCCAATTAAACATAGGCTCTCCGAGTGGCACCAGAGGCACTCTAGGAAAATCAAATGACGAATTATCTGTCGGTACTATGTCATCAACTGGAAATACCCGCAGTGACATGTTTGCTAATGATGAATTTAGACTGGAAAAAGCCGTATTTGATAATAGTCATTCAAAGTCGGTCTCAAACAGTGAAATCGTCAGCGTTAACAACCAGGCAATACCTATTAGCCCGGATGTTCTCAATAGTGTTGTGAAATCACAATCAGAATTATATATCGAGACACATGAAACGTCAACTGTTACTACTAGTACTATGATGTCAAATGCAGCTAACAATGTAATTGGCCAAACCTCAAATACTTATTTAGAAACGGTCACTTCCAAGACTACTGCACTGACATCTGGAAATGGAAATGGAGCTGACACGTCAGTAATTGTTGCAACAAATGCtgcagaaaaaaatacaaaaaatcagAGCTCATCAGAAAGTCTTGTTGCTTCATCAAGTGTTGTAAAAACCACACAATCAGAATCAACGTCTTCTAGTTTAGTCACTGATGTGAATATTGGCAACATTGACACCATTTCGGAACAAAATAGTGGCACACAGATTAAAGCAATAGACATAAATAAACCTCATACCGAAAACGAGGCACAGGTTGTTGATGAATCGTCCAAGGTAGCTAGTGACTCTATAACTATGACAACACATAGCTCATCAATATCTGATAACAGTATGCCAGTCATACCGACCAATGTGTTATTTGGAAATAACGAATCTGTAATTGCATCAAATAATATTGGAGTTGTTGATAGTATGGGAAATGATACTGCTGATATGAACATTACTTTAGCAAACAGTATATTAAATATAGATTCCAACTCATCTGATCAACTGGTCAAAGCTACTGTAGACAATTCAATGAATAGAAATGCATCGACTTTATACTTGAGCGGTTCAACTCTAAATATAGGTACAAATAAGAAAACAGACTTCAATTTTTCTATTTCTACAGATGCGTTATTTGTAGACGTTAACAAAACTTCATCCGACCAATTAATGACATTTGATGCAGGAATGATTGGTCAAATCCAACAGCAACAGACGACAACACGTGGACCGTCTGGCGGATTGGCAGAAAACTTAGCTGTCATGTCGATTGTTGGAGGTGAATTAGGCGAAGGGTTAGGTGAGGCAGTTGGGATGGGTCAGCTTGGTGGCGAAATGGGCGAAAGTTTAAGTGAGGGATTAATTGCGGGAAGTTTGATAGCAGCAGCTGCAGGTGATTCGTCTAATACTGTATCTATGACAACAACAGTACTGGATACAACCTATTCTGACACTGCATTGGATCAATATAGGAACAACTCTATGTATAACTCTAGCATTATTAATGACATGGTATCTTTGTATAATGATTCGGACTATTCGATTTCAAATACTACAGATTTGACATTTGATAGAAATAATAGCTCAGACATTATTTTGTTACAGAATGAGACAATCGCTTTAtcagaaaataaaagttttattgatAATGAAACACAAAACGTTTCGGAGATTTTGAATCAATTAAATATGTCAACAAACAACGATTCTAGGATGATTGTTACTAGAAACATGGAAATGTCTAATTCATCGTCTTTGTTTGATATAAATAGAACTGTTTCGAATATTAGAAATGAGGTAACAGGTTATTCAGTTCTGTCAGATTCGTCTGCACGTAAAAACGGTGCTAAAACGGATACAAAACAAATTGTTAATAAGTATGGCGTCATTTCAAGTGATATAGATAATATAACTGATTCTTTGAAGAATGATACAACAAAATTAAACGAACCAAAAGAACAGATCAAACTAGCATATGGTAAAAAGATGGGTATTGCAAAATTTTCTTTTCAGAAAGAAACGAGTAGACAATTTGACAACTACAACTCAACAAATCGATTTAATGATTCTACTTATGATGAGCTTACGAACCAAACATCTGTCTTATTATCCAATATTGAGGCACCAGATACTAAAGTAACACACTTAAGAGAAATTCGCAATGCACCTATAGTAAGTGGAAATGATGTTCAACAGACTGAGACTATCATGTATGACGATGTGTCACAAGTAGTGTCATTGACTGCTAATATAAAAACGCGGAATGAAAAATCAGCAACTGAAAGCCGAATAAACAAAGATACATCTACTATTGTAGTTGAATTGGCTACTAATGTAAAAACGCGGAATGAAAAATCAATAACTGAAAGCCCAATAAACAAGGATACATCTACAATTGCACACATGGCTGTATTGACACCAAACAAGGATGTCAAAATGAATGAACTAAATAATAGTAAAGATTTTGATATTTCTCAGAATTTCACCAACAGCGAGCAGAATGTAACATTACTAGATACTGTTGTAATTCAAACAACTTCAAGTTCAATACctgatatcacatcttctttaCGATTAAAAAGTGATAAAGATATAGAAAAAATAGCAAAAGCTACAACGGAATTAGAATTTCTGAATCGAATGGAAAAGATGTTgcgatttttatcaaaatatattgacaGTGTGCATTATTATTTTTACGGTATACCCACACCGGTTAATGATTATTCAACGACTACCGAAACGCCTGCTCTAAATGATTCAAATTTGTCAGCAAACGATTCAACTATGCAAAACAAGATACAGGACGGAACGCGTAAAGACTATAGTAAGGTTCAAGACAAATCTGAACAACAGTTTGTAACCGAAAAGACACTTCCAAAAGGCCAAATAACACGACTAGGAAAAGACTCTTCTGGTAGCCACAGTACGAATATGACAAGATTAAAATACGATGCAACTACGGATTCAAAGGTAAATCAAACCGTTTTAGGCCAAGACATCGTTCAAGACAATTCAAACCAACAGTTTAGTTCAGTGGACAGAAAAACCGTAATAGAATCGAAAGTAGAAACTTCGGTCAGCCAGAAAATAAATGAAGAGCAAAATAAAAAGACATTAGATAATTCAATATTAATtccaaaacatacaaatgaagTAGTAATCAATAGAAACACGCCAGAAGAACAAGTTAAAATCAAATCTTCTGCAAAAGCCAATATATCAGTAGAGGAAGTAACAAGTTCAATACGAGATGTTTTTCCAATTGAATCGTCATTCATGTATAATGATTCCATAGACATGGCAAACACAGACTTGCTGGAAAGTAGAAAGACGTTAGATCGAACATTACCAACACCCGCTGCTCTGCTCGAAAATGATACAATGTTTATTGCGCAAGATGCAAATGGAACAGTGATTGCATATTTGCCCTTGAATATGACTGTATCATCAACATATGAAACAACTACTGAAATTCCCAGAGCGGTAGAACCGTTAACGACAAAAATAACCGACACAACCACTAAAATTCCCAGAGCGGTAGAACCGTCAACGACAAAAATAACCGAAACAACCACTAAAATTCCTAGAGAAATAGAACTGTTAACGACAAAAATAACCGAAACAACCACTAAATTTCCTAGAGAAATAGAACTGTCAACgacaaaaataacagaaacaacTACTAAAATTCCTAGAGAAATAGAACTAATAACGACAACAATAACCGAAACAACCACGCAAACTGTTGATTTCGTGTCACTTGAAGTAAACACAACATCACACAGTAATAATACTGGAagtatatataacaatacaagaAATGACATTAATGATACGTCGGTTTCATTAAGTACGGACAATATTGCAGTTTTAGAGAGCATTAAGTCAATAAAAAGACCACAAATTCCTGTATTTTCGTTAAAGGAGACCAAATCAGTAGGAACACAAACTTTAATGTCTGGAAGCAAGACAGGAAGTGGTCGGAAACTAATTACAGACTATATCACCGAACCGGAAATGAATGTAACCGAAACAATTGCAGATGCAAACATAGCATACAACACAACAACGGAATACTCGACAGAATTAAATTTATCTCCGACAACGTCAacaattgttatgaaaacaacgGACGCGCCAACTACAAGTTCTATGCATACAAGTAAAAGTATTGATGTAGTTGCAGAAACAAATTACGTGGAACCAATATTAAGTACAGGAAAACCTTTCGTCAATATCGTACAACCAGGAATTAAACCACCATCCTGGCTTTATAATGTTGATACAAAACCAACACCTTTAGCGAGGGCACCGACCAATAATGTTATGGATATTGTAATTACAG CTTCATCGCCTAATCAAAAAAGACAATCAAATCAAAACAGTAATAGACGATTCCAAG GTATCGATGTTGCTGGCATGTCTAGTAAAATGGTCAGAG atgTTCAGCCACAACAACAATCATCACAGTCCAATAACGGCATGCAAGGATTTGTTG GATCTTTATCAGCTGAACAGAGGAATGCTTTATTAGCTATGTTAg GAGCACCACCACCAACAACTACACCGAAACCAACACAACCACCAGCACCTACGCCAGACATGAGTGCTCTGAAGATGAAAATGATGCAAAGTTTACTTA ATAGTCGCAGATCTCCCATTGATCCAATGCAAGCAATGTTAGGTACTCGCTTTGCCACCCTGCTTTTTATGATGCATTTTAaatttcttcattttgtttttgttccaCGTCTTAACATTTCATTGAGTCGTTCACCATACTATTCAGACATTTTGATATCTCATAATATACATGCTTTATGCAATGCTAATGTAAACATATCCAAGAGAATGATGAATGTCaataatgtttttatatgttATCGTTATATATTCGGAGCTTTTTTCTATGGTTTATATTATAGCTAA